In the genome of Nocardioides marmoribigeumensis, one region contains:
- a CDS encoding CaiB/BaiF CoA transferase family protein, which yields MGDYALGQGTGPLRGIKVVEIAGIGPGPHAATILADLGADVVRVERPGGAASAGPRGADLLTRGRPSVAMDLKDPEALRALKELIASADVLIEGMRPGVTERLGIGPHDCLALNPALVYGRMTGWGQTGPLAHTAGHDMNYIAIAGVLHGLGQDPGRPHFPSNVVGDFGGGSAYLVIGVLAALLEARVSGQGQVVDAAIVDGAAHLNLMWAAILAGGWAQEKRAANLLDGGIPYYDVYETSDGKHMSVGALEPQFYAEMVRLLGIEDTAPDRNDFASLGELRTVLTETFRSRTQAEWAEVFDGTDACVAPILPLTEAAQHPHMAAREVYVERDGLLQPAPAPRFSRTEATLTTGPSVPGGGTRDVLEAWGVSDVDGLLGSGAAVQA from the coding sequence ATGGGTGACTACGCGCTTGGCCAGGGGACCGGACCGCTTCGGGGCATCAAGGTCGTCGAGATCGCCGGCATCGGGCCCGGCCCGCACGCCGCGACGATCCTCGCCGACCTCGGCGCGGACGTCGTCCGGGTGGAGAGGCCCGGCGGCGCCGCCTCGGCAGGCCCGCGCGGGGCCGACCTGCTCACCCGCGGGCGCCCGTCGGTGGCGATGGACCTGAAGGACCCCGAGGCCCTGCGCGCGCTCAAGGAGCTGATCGCCTCGGCCGACGTGCTCATCGAGGGCATGCGGCCGGGCGTGACCGAGCGGCTCGGGATCGGCCCCCACGACTGCCTCGCGCTCAACCCCGCCCTGGTCTACGGGCGCATGACCGGTTGGGGCCAGACCGGCCCGCTGGCCCACACCGCCGGCCACGACATGAACTACATCGCGATCGCCGGGGTGCTGCACGGCCTCGGCCAGGACCCCGGCCGGCCGCACTTCCCGAGCAACGTCGTCGGCGACTTCGGCGGCGGCTCGGCCTACCTGGTCATCGGCGTGCTGGCCGCTCTGCTCGAGGCGCGGGTCTCCGGCCAGGGCCAGGTCGTCGACGCCGCGATCGTCGACGGCGCCGCGCACCTCAACCTCATGTGGGCCGCGATCCTCGCCGGTGGCTGGGCGCAGGAGAAGCGCGCGGCCAACCTGCTCGACGGGGGCATCCCCTACTACGACGTCTACGAGACCTCCGACGGCAAGCACATGAGCGTCGGCGCGCTCGAGCCGCAGTTCTACGCCGAGATGGTCCGGCTGCTCGGGATCGAGGACACCGCCCCGGACCGCAACGACTTCGCCTCGCTCGGCGAGCTGCGCACGGTGCTCACCGAGACCTTCCGGTCGCGCACCCAGGCGGAGTGGGCCGAGGTCTTCGACGGCACCGACGCCTGCGTCGCGCCGATCCTCCCGCTCACCGAGGCAGCCCAGCACCCCCACATGGCCGCCCGCGAGGTGTACGTCGAGCGCGACGGCCTGCTCCAGCCCGCCCCCGCTCCGCGGTTCTCGCGGACCGAGGCCACCCTGACCACCGGCCCCTCCGTGCCGGGGGGCGGCACCCGCGACGTCCTCGAGGCGTGGGGCGTGTCCGACGTGGACGGGCTGCTGGGCTCCGGGGCCGCCGTCCAGGCCTAG
- a CDS encoding PadR family transcriptional regulator, which yields MALEHAILVSLSERAGAGLDLTRRFDRSIGYFWTATHQQIYRVLGRMESDGWVVSTAVAQSGRPDKRVYEVTEAGRAELRRWLGEPLLRESHRSDLAVKLRAASYGDRAALLREVAALRAEHATRLAGYEQMAATQYPHPDELEGADLDHYLVLRGGVRMEEFWVEWLGEYLDAHGATEVPTGSTTTEER from the coding sequence ATGGCCCTCGAGCACGCGATCCTCGTCTCGCTCAGCGAGCGTGCCGGCGCGGGGCTCGACCTGACCCGGCGCTTCGACCGCTCGATCGGCTACTTCTGGACCGCCACCCACCAGCAGATCTACCGCGTGCTCGGTCGCATGGAGTCCGACGGCTGGGTCGTCTCGACCGCCGTCGCCCAGTCCGGCCGCCCCGACAAGCGCGTCTACGAGGTCACCGAGGCCGGGCGGGCCGAGCTGCGCCGCTGGCTGGGCGAGCCGCTCCTGCGCGAGTCCCACCGCAGCGACCTCGCGGTCAAGCTGCGCGCCGCGTCGTACGGCGACCGCGCGGCCCTGCTGCGCGAGGTCGCCGCCCTGCGTGCCGAGCACGCCACCCGGCTGGCCGGCTACGAGCAGATGGCCGCCACGCAGTACCCCCACCCCGACGAGCTCGAGGGTGCCGACCTCGACCACTACCTCGTCCTGCGCGGCGGCGTCCGCATGGAGGAGTTCTGGGTCGAGTGGCTCGGTGAGTACCTCGACGCCCACGGCGCGACCGAGGTCCCGACAGGCTCGACCACCACGGAGGAACGATGA
- a CDS encoding DUF2975 domain-containing protein, with the protein MHRGFVAAAWVALVAAVVSAAFAVYAVVVGALVLTGQTGLPLHKAVGPVHLDSAISMPVRLFVEVCDPAVFAARRNPPGDCAAFAFDRDRAEEVSPGRFRGVEVQNDVEPVSAVMDGDLALRVPPGWSPYVAAKMAGTAVWAGLFSLLLFQLSRFLRAGAAGRAFGQVDRLRGIGGLVIAMALLDPVISQLTRPEALGYGFQSRGPGPMLVPGTESSLNVSAVALGLLVVLVAEVLRRGAEIEAEQELTV; encoded by the coding sequence ATGCACCGAGGATTCGTCGCCGCGGCGTGGGTCGCCCTTGTTGCGGCCGTGGTGAGCGCCGCGTTCGCGGTCTACGCCGTCGTGGTCGGCGCGCTCGTGCTCACCGGCCAGACCGGGCTGCCGCTGCACAAGGCGGTGGGCCCCGTCCACCTCGACTCCGCGATCTCGATGCCGGTCCGGCTCTTCGTCGAGGTCTGCGACCCGGCGGTCTTCGCCGCCAGGCGCAACCCGCCGGGCGACTGCGCCGCCTTCGCCTTCGACCGCGACCGCGCCGAGGAGGTGTCCCCGGGCCGGTTCCGGGGCGTGGAGGTCCAGAACGACGTCGAGCCCGTCTCGGCGGTGATGGACGGCGACCTGGCCCTCCGGGTCCCTCCGGGCTGGAGCCCCTACGTGGCGGCCAAGATGGCGGGCACCGCGGTCTGGGCCGGCCTGTTCTCGCTGCTGCTGTTCCAGCTGTCGCGCTTCCTGCGCGCCGGGGCCGCGGGTCGCGCCTTCGGCCAGGTCGACCGGCTGCGCGGCATCGGGGGGCTGGTCATCGCGATGGCGCTGCTCGACCCGGTCATCAGCCAGCTCACCCGGCCCGAGGCGCTCGGCTACGGCTTCCAGTCCCGCGGACCCGGGCCCATGCTCGTGCCGGGCACCGAGAGCTCGCTCAACGTGTCCGCGGTCGCCCTGGGCCTGCTCGTGGTCCTGGTCGCCGAGGTGCTGCGCCGCGGCGCGGAGATCGAGGCCGAGCAGGAGCTCACCGTCTGA
- a CDS encoding helix-turn-helix domain-containing protein has protein sequence MAIEVRLDRMLLERRMTLTELADRVGITVANLSILKTGKAKAVRLHTLEAVCRELQCQPGDLLEYVPD, from the coding sequence ATGGCGATCGAGGTCCGGCTCGACCGGATGCTGCTGGAGCGGCGGATGACCCTCACGGAGCTGGCCGACCGGGTCGGGATCACGGTCGCCAACCTGTCGATCCTCAAGACCGGCAAGGCCAAGGCGGTGCGCCTGCACACCCTCGAGGCGGTCTGCCGCGAGCTGCAGTGCCAGCCGGGCGACCTGCTGGAGTACGTCCCCGACTGA
- a CDS encoding 3-hydroxyacyl-CoA dehydrogenase NAD-binding domain-containing protein — MTDTSAVRYERDNDGIVTLTMDDPSASANTMNEAYKDAMKAAVDRLHDEKDDITGVVLTSAKKTFFAGGNLNMLQQATKADAQRMFEESMGIKADLRRLETLGKPVVAAINGAALGGGLEIALATHHRIAAEGRYEIGLPEVTLGLLPGGGGVARTVRMLGLQTALTEVLLQGQRYKPEQAREKGLIDEIVPADQLVDAAKKWIASVKDDETAAQQPWDRKGYKMPGGTPSHPALAQMLPVFPATLRKTLKGADYPAPRAIMSAAVEGAQLDFAGAERVEARYFVELATGQNAKNMIQAFFFDLQAINSGKLRPQGHDQYVAKKVVVLGAGMMGAGIAYVCAKAGMEVVLKDVSLEAAERGKSYSQKINEKAVSRGKLTQEKSDELLGRITPTDDPQAAAGADLVIEAVFEDPSLKAKVFAEILPVINSDALLCSNTSTLPITELADGVDRPDDFIGLHFFSPVDKMPLVEIIRGEKTSDAATAKAIDVVQQIRKTPIVVNDSRGFYTSRVIGTQINEGLAMLGEGVRPMTVERAALQAGYPVGPLQITDELNMELMVKIRNATKAAVERDGGTYTPHPAEKVIDAMIEAGRPSKLKGAGFYEYDESGKRGKLWTGLSELFTPADEQPDIQDCKDRMLFIESIETVRCFDEGVLNSTAEANIGSIFGIGFPANTGGAAQFINGYEGPAGTGTAAFVARARELAAAYGERFEPPASLVEKAEKNEPFTV; from the coding sequence ATGACTGACACCAGCGCGGTGCGCTACGAGCGGGACAACGACGGCATCGTCACCCTGACGATGGACGACCCGTCCGCCTCGGCCAACACCATGAACGAGGCCTACAAGGATGCCATGAAGGCGGCCGTGGACCGCCTGCACGACGAGAAGGACGACATCACCGGTGTCGTCCTCACCTCGGCCAAGAAGACCTTCTTCGCCGGCGGCAACCTCAACATGCTGCAGCAGGCCACGAAGGCCGACGCCCAGCGCATGTTCGAGGAGAGCATGGGCATCAAGGCCGACCTGCGTCGCCTGGAGACCCTCGGCAAGCCCGTCGTCGCCGCGATCAACGGCGCTGCCCTCGGCGGTGGCCTCGAGATCGCGCTGGCCACGCACCACCGCATCGCGGCCGAGGGTCGCTACGAGATCGGCCTGCCCGAGGTCACCCTCGGCCTGCTGCCCGGTGGCGGCGGCGTCGCCCGCACCGTGCGCATGCTCGGCCTGCAGACCGCGCTGACCGAGGTGCTCCTCCAGGGCCAGCGCTACAAGCCCGAGCAGGCACGCGAGAAGGGCCTCATCGACGAGATCGTCCCGGCCGACCAGCTGGTCGACGCGGCCAAGAAGTGGATCGCCTCGGTCAAGGACGACGAGACCGCGGCGCAGCAGCCGTGGGACCGCAAGGGCTACAAGATGCCCGGCGGCACCCCGTCCCACCCGGCGCTCGCGCAGATGCTCCCGGTCTTCCCGGCCACGCTGCGCAAGACGCTCAAGGGCGCGGACTACCCCGCCCCCCGCGCGATCATGTCGGCCGCCGTCGAGGGCGCCCAGCTCGACTTCGCGGGCGCGGAGCGCGTCGAGGCGCGCTACTTCGTCGAGCTCGCCACGGGCCAGAACGCCAAGAACATGATCCAGGCGTTCTTCTTCGACCTGCAGGCGATCAACTCCGGCAAGCTGCGTCCGCAGGGCCACGACCAGTACGTCGCCAAGAAGGTCGTCGTCCTCGGCGCCGGCATGATGGGCGCGGGCATCGCCTACGTCTGCGCCAAGGCCGGCATGGAGGTCGTCCTCAAGGACGTCTCGCTCGAGGCCGCCGAGCGCGGCAAGTCGTACTCCCAGAAGATCAACGAGAAGGCCGTCTCGCGCGGCAAGCTCACCCAGGAGAAGTCCGACGAGCTGCTCGGCCGGATCACCCCGACCGACGACCCGCAGGCCGCGGCCGGTGCCGACCTGGTGATCGAGGCCGTCTTCGAGGACCCGTCGCTCAAGGCCAAGGTGTTCGCCGAGATCCTCCCGGTGATCAACTCCGACGCGCTGCTGTGCTCCAACACCTCGACGCTGCCGATCACCGAGCTCGCCGACGGCGTCGACCGTCCCGACGACTTCATCGGCCTGCACTTCTTCTCCCCGGTCGACAAGATGCCGCTGGTCGAGATCATCCGCGGCGAGAAGACCTCCGACGCCGCCACGGCGAAGGCGATCGACGTCGTCCAGCAGATCCGCAAGACCCCGATCGTGGTCAACGACAGCCGCGGCTTCTACACCTCCCGCGTCATCGGCACCCAGATCAACGAGGGCCTGGCGATGCTCGGCGAGGGCGTGCGCCCGATGACCGTCGAGCGTGCGGCGCTGCAGGCCGGCTACCCGGTCGGTCCGCTGCAGATCACCGACGAGCTCAACATGGAGCTCATGGTCAAGATCCGCAACGCCACCAAGGCTGCGGTCGAGCGCGACGGCGGCACCTACACGCCGCACCCGGCCGAGAAGGTCATCGACGCGATGATCGAGGCGGGCCGCCCGAGCAAGCTCAAGGGTGCCGGCTTCTACGAGTACGACGAGTCGGGCAAGCGCGGCAAGCTGTGGACCGGCCTGTCCGAGCTCTTCACGCCGGCCGACGAGCAGCCCGACATCCAGGACTGCAAGGACCGGATGCTGTTCATCGAGTCGATCGAGACGGTCCGCTGCTTCGACGAGGGCGTGCTCAACTCGACCGCCGAGGCCAACATCGGCTCGATCTTCGGCATCGGCTTCCCGGCCAACACCGGCGGCGCGGCGCAGTTCATCAACGGCTACGAAGGCCCCGCCGGCACCGGCACCGCGGCGTTCGTCGCCCGGGCCCGCGAGCTCGCCGCGGCGTACGGCGAGCGCTTCGAGCCCCCGGCCAGCCTGGTCGAGAAGGCCGAGAAGAACGAGCCGTTCACGGTCTGA
- a CDS encoding acetyl-CoA C-acetyltransferase, protein MADSPQAYVYDAIRTPRGKGKKDGSLHEVKPIDLVTTLLDEVRTRHEGFDPSRVDDVVLGVVSPIGDQGGDIAKTAALAAGYPDTVAGVQLNRFCASGLEAVNQAAGRIRSGWEDLILAGGVESMSRVPMGSDGGSWASDPATAFSTAFVPQGIGADLIATIEGWDREDVDGFAAESQARAAKAQANGYFDRSVVPVKDQNGLMVLEKDEFIRPGTTVESLAGLKPSFQFHGDLGFDSVALEKYHWLEGIDHVHHAGNSSGIVDGAAIVAIGNEQVGKDLGLTPRARIVAAAVSGADPTIMLTGPAPASRKALAKAGMTVDDIDLFEINEAFAAVAMRFMRDLDLDHDKVNVNGGAIAMGHPLGATGAMILGTLIDELERRDLQRGLATLCVGGGMGIATIVERV, encoded by the coding sequence ATGGCTGACTCGCCACAGGCGTACGTGTACGACGCGATCCGGACCCCGCGGGGGAAGGGCAAGAAGGACGGCTCCCTCCACGAGGTGAAGCCCATCGACCTGGTGACCACGCTGCTGGACGAGGTCCGCACGCGTCACGAGGGCTTCGACCCGTCCCGCGTCGACGACGTCGTCCTGGGTGTGGTCTCCCCGATCGGCGACCAGGGTGGCGACATCGCCAAGACCGCGGCGCTGGCCGCGGGCTACCCCGACACCGTCGCCGGCGTGCAGCTCAACCGCTTCTGCGCCTCCGGCCTCGAGGCCGTCAACCAGGCCGCCGGCCGCATCCGCTCCGGCTGGGAGGACCTGATCCTGGCCGGTGGCGTGGAGTCGATGAGCCGCGTGCCGATGGGCTCCGACGGCGGCTCGTGGGCCTCCGACCCGGCCACCGCGTTCTCCACCGCGTTCGTGCCCCAGGGCATCGGCGCCGACCTGATCGCCACGATCGAGGGCTGGGACCGCGAGGACGTCGACGGCTTCGCCGCCGAGTCGCAGGCGCGTGCCGCCAAGGCGCAGGCCAACGGCTACTTCGACCGCTCGGTCGTCCCGGTCAAGGACCAGAACGGCCTCATGGTGCTGGAGAAGGACGAGTTCATCCGCCCCGGCACGACCGTCGAGAGCCTCGCGGGCCTCAAGCCGAGCTTCCAGTTCCACGGCGACCTCGGCTTCGACTCCGTCGCGCTGGAGAAGTACCACTGGCTCGAGGGCATCGACCACGTGCACCACGCGGGCAACTCCTCGGGCATCGTCGACGGCGCCGCGATCGTCGCGATCGGCAACGAGCAGGTCGGCAAGGACCTCGGCCTCACCCCGCGGGCCCGCATCGTCGCGGCCGCCGTCTCCGGCGCCGACCCGACGATCATGCTCACCGGCCCGGCTCCCGCGAGCCGCAAGGCACTGGCCAAGGCCGGCATGACGGTGGACGACATCGACCTGTTCGAGATCAACGAGGCGTTCGCCGCCGTCGCGATGCGCTTCATGCGCGACCTCGACCTGGACCACGACAAGGTCAACGTCAACGGCGGCGCCATCGCGATGGGCCACCCGCTCGGTGCGACCGGCGCGATGATCCTCGGCACCCTGATCGACGAGCTCGAGCGCCGCGACCTGCAGCGCGGCCTGGCCACGCTCTGCGTCGGTGGCGGCATGGGCATCGCCACGATCGTCGAGCGCGTCTGA
- a CDS encoding NADPH-dependent 2,4-dienoyl-CoA reductase, translated as MNPYPTLLSPLEVRGGTLRNRTVMGSMHTGLEDRPWHVDELAAYFAERARGGAGLIVTGGYAPNVRGWLLPFGSQMTTRLNAARHQRVTEAVHAEGGKIALQLLHAGRYGYTPFSVSASPSKSPITPFKASGMSGRMVEQTISDFVRSADLARKAGYDAVEVMGSEGYLINQFLAARVNKRDDEWGGTADKRMRFPVEIVRRIREAVGDDLIVMYRMSLLDLVDDGQTWDETVELAHRVEDAGASIINTGIGWHEARVPTILTQVPRAAFAWTTKRLREEVGIPVCASNRINTPEVCEQLLTDGSADLVSMARPFLADPNFVNKAAEGRADEINTCIACNQACLDHTFSAKRASCLVNPRACHETELVLLPVPRTRAKQVAVVGAGPAGLAAALNAAERGHRVTLFEAEEELGGQFRYAMRVPGKEEFAETLRYYSRRLEVLGVDVRTGHRVAADDLAAYDDVVVATGVEPRRLDLPGSDHPKVVAYDDVLGGRVEVGQRVAVVGAGGIGVDLSVFLTHTEEDLDEWLAHWGVGDPSVDRGGLTAKKDRTPAREVWLLQRRTSMIGKDLGRTSGWAHRIVLKDSGVHHVTGATYDLVDDAGLHVTVDGEPRVLDVDHVVVCAGQESVRGLYDELVERGVAAHLVGGADVAAELDAKRAIKQGTEVAARL; from the coding sequence ATGAACCCCTACCCCACCCTGCTGTCGCCGCTCGAGGTCCGCGGCGGGACGCTGCGCAACCGCACGGTCATGGGGTCGATGCACACCGGGCTCGAGGACCGCCCGTGGCACGTCGACGAGCTGGCGGCGTACTTCGCCGAGCGCGCCCGCGGGGGCGCCGGGCTGATCGTCACCGGCGGCTACGCCCCCAACGTGCGTGGGTGGCTGCTGCCGTTCGGCTCGCAGATGACCACACGCCTCAACGCGGCGCGGCACCAGCGCGTGACCGAGGCGGTGCACGCCGAGGGCGGCAAGATCGCGCTGCAGCTGCTGCACGCCGGGCGCTACGGCTACACGCCGTTCTCCGTCAGCGCGAGCCCCAGCAAGTCCCCCATCACGCCCTTCAAGGCGTCCGGGATGAGCGGGAGAATGGTCGAGCAGACAATTTCCGACTTCGTGCGCTCCGCCGATCTCGCCCGCAAGGCCGGCTACGACGCCGTCGAGGTGATGGGGTCCGAGGGCTACCTGATCAACCAGTTCCTCGCCGCGCGGGTGAACAAGCGCGACGACGAGTGGGGCGGCACCGCCGACAAGCGGATGCGCTTCCCGGTCGAGATCGTGCGGCGCATCCGCGAGGCCGTCGGTGACGACCTCATCGTGATGTACCGCATGTCCCTGCTCGACCTGGTCGACGACGGCCAGACCTGGGACGAGACCGTCGAGCTGGCCCACCGGGTCGAGGACGCCGGCGCCTCGATCATCAACACCGGCATCGGGTGGCACGAGGCCCGCGTCCCCACGATCCTCACTCAGGTCCCCCGGGCGGCGTTCGCCTGGACGACCAAGCGCCTCCGCGAGGAGGTCGGCATCCCGGTCTGCGCGTCCAACCGGATCAACACCCCCGAGGTGTGCGAGCAGCTCCTCACCGACGGCAGCGCGGACCTGGTCTCCATGGCCCGGCCGTTCCTGGCCGACCCGAACTTCGTGAACAAGGCGGCCGAGGGTCGCGCCGACGAGATCAACACCTGCATCGCCTGCAACCAGGCCTGCCTGGACCACACCTTCTCGGCCAAGCGGGCCTCGTGCCTGGTCAACCCGCGCGCCTGCCACGAGACCGAGCTGGTCCTGCTGCCGGTGCCGCGCACGCGCGCCAAGCAGGTCGCGGTCGTCGGTGCCGGACCCGCCGGGCTCGCCGCCGCGCTCAACGCCGCCGAGCGTGGTCACCGCGTGACCCTCTTCGAGGCCGAGGAGGAGCTCGGCGGCCAGTTCCGCTACGCCATGCGCGTCCCGGGCAAGGAGGAGTTCGCCGAGACCCTGCGCTACTACTCCCGGCGCCTCGAGGTGCTGGGCGTCGACGTGCGCACGGGCCACCGCGTGGCCGCCGACGACCTCGCGGCGTACGACGACGTCGTGGTCGCCACCGGGGTCGAGCCGCGGCGTCTCGACCTCCCGGGGAGCGACCACCCCAAGGTCGTGGCGTACGACGACGTGCTGGGTGGCCGGGTCGAGGTCGGGCAGCGGGTGGCCGTGGTCGGCGCCGGCGGGATCGGGGTCGACCTGAGCGTCTTCCTGACCCACACCGAGGAGGACCTCGACGAGTGGCTGGCCCACTGGGGCGTCGGGGACCCGTCGGTCGACCGCGGTGGCCTGACCGCCAAGAAGGACCGCACTCCCGCACGCGAGGTGTGGCTGCTGCAGCGCAGGACCAGCATGATCGGCAAGGACCTGGGCCGCACCTCCGGGTGGGCCCACCGCATCGTGCTCAAGGACTCCGGGGTGCACCACGTGACCGGCGCGACCTACGACCTGGTCGACGACGCGGGGCTGCACGTCACCGTCGACGGCGAGCCGCGCGTGCTCGACGTCGACCACGTCGTGGTCTGTGCGGGCCAGGAGTCCGTCCGCGGGCTGTACGACGAGCTGGTCGAGCGGGGTGTCGCCGCCCACCTCGTCGGTGGGGCCGACGTGGCGGCCGAGCTCGACGCCAAGCGGGCGATCAAGCAGGGCACCGAGGTCGCCGCCCGGCTCTGA
- a CDS encoding ABC transporter ATP-binding protein, producing MTSSGTAVVDVHQLRVRFGEVEAVRGISFGVEPGAATALLGRNGAGKSTTMRVLAGVIPPTEGEVRVHGHDLRRDTIAVKRLTGYCPDVGGLVPRATPWEHLQLAARLRRLEGWEDRARRLLERFDLGAASHRVTAGFSHGMGRRMSVILASFHEPEVLLLDEPFDGVDPLGVEATMEVIADARARGAAVLVSTHLRELAVDACQEALVLRGGSAVAQMPASEMTGEAGADAYRALLD from the coding sequence ATGACCTCGTCCGGCACGGCCGTCGTCGACGTCCACCAGCTCCGGGTGCGCTTCGGCGAGGTGGAGGCCGTGCGGGGGATCAGCTTCGGCGTCGAGCCCGGGGCCGCGACCGCGCTGCTCGGCCGCAACGGCGCCGGCAAGTCCACGACCATGCGCGTGCTGGCCGGGGTCATCCCGCCCACCGAGGGCGAGGTCCGGGTCCACGGCCACGACCTGCGGCGGGACACGATCGCGGTCAAGCGGCTGACCGGCTACTGCCCCGACGTGGGCGGGCTCGTGCCTCGCGCGACGCCCTGGGAGCACCTCCAGCTCGCGGCCCGGCTCCGCCGCCTCGAGGGCTGGGAGGACCGCGCCCGGCGCCTGCTCGAGCGCTTCGACCTCGGCGCCGCCTCGCACCGCGTCACCGCCGGGTTCAGCCACGGCATGGGCCGCCGCATGTCGGTGATCCTCGCGTCGTTCCACGAGCCCGAGGTCCTGCTCCTCGACGAGCCGTTCGACGGCGTCGACCCCCTCGGGGTGGAGGCCACGATGGAGGTCATCGCCGACGCGCGCGCCCGCGGCGCGGCCGTCCTGGTCTCCACCCACCTACGCGAGCTGGCCGTCGACGCGTGCCAGGAGGCGCTGGTGCTCCGCGGCGGCTCGGCGGTCGCCCAGATGCCCGCTTCGGAGATGACCGGGGAGGCAGGTGCGGATGCCTACCGGGCGCTCCTCGACTGA
- a CDS encoding cation diffusion facilitator family transporter, whose protein sequence is MGHGHGHDWAAGRAEDRRRLRYVLAITLSVLAVEVVGSLATGSLALLADAGHMLTDSAAVAIALSASHLAALPSTDRRTFGLQRAEILAALANAVVLLALCGFLVVEGVRRLADPHPVDGGPMLAVAGLGLLGNLVALRLLSTRKESSLNLRAAYLEVLTDLLGSVAVLVAALVVLTTGVDRADPVATLLVAAMVLPRSFLLLREAVDVLLEATPRDVDVDELRSRLSGIHGVVEVHDLHVWTITSGVPSLSAHVVVEDGALASRGLGALLDELCACVGDDFDVEHVTFQVEPRSHREHEDLGHHHP, encoded by the coding sequence GTGGGACACGGGCATGGCCACGACTGGGCCGCCGGACGGGCGGAGGACCGCCGCCGGCTGAGGTACGTCCTGGCGATCACCCTGTCCGTGCTGGCCGTCGAGGTGGTCGGCTCCCTGGCCACGGGCTCCCTGGCGCTCCTGGCCGACGCCGGCCACATGCTGACCGACTCCGCCGCGGTCGCGATCGCGCTCTCGGCCTCCCACCTCGCGGCGCTGCCGTCCACGGACCGTCGTACCTTCGGCCTCCAGCGCGCCGAGATCCTCGCCGCCCTCGCCAACGCCGTGGTCCTGCTCGCGCTGTGCGGCTTCCTCGTCGTGGAAGGCGTACGCCGGCTGGCCGACCCGCACCCCGTCGACGGCGGGCCGATGCTGGCCGTGGCCGGACTGGGGCTGCTGGGCAACCTGGTCGCGCTCCGGCTGCTGAGCACCCGCAAGGAGTCCTCGCTCAACCTGCGCGCGGCCTACCTCGAGGTGCTCACCGACCTCCTGGGCTCCGTCGCCGTCCTCGTCGCCGCGCTGGTGGTGCTCACCACCGGCGTCGACCGGGCCGATCCCGTCGCGACGCTGCTGGTGGCCGCGATGGTGCTGCCGCGCTCCTTCCTGCTGCTGCGCGAGGCCGTCGACGTGCTCCTCGAGGCGACCCCGCGCGACGTCGACGTCGACGAGCTGCGCTCCCGGCTGAGCGGGATCCACGGGGTCGTGGAGGTGCACGACCTGCACGTGTGGACCATCACCAGCGGCGTGCCGTCCCTGTCGGCCCACGTCGTGGTCGAGGACGGGGCGCTGGCGTCCCGCGGGCTCGGCGCGCTGCTCGACGAGCTGTGCGCGTGCGTGGGCGACGACTTCGACGTCGAGCACGTGACCTTCCAGGTCGAGCCGCGGTCCCACCGCGAGCACGAGGACCTGGGGCACCACCACCCCTGA
- a CDS encoding diacylglycerol/lipid kinase family protein: MTDRSFRILVNPLSGGGTAPEKVRQVSELLVRAGARVSVEQSRDAAHSQAVATDAVERGEVVVAAGGDGMLASIAGTVVAAGGTLGIVPSGRGNDFARMLRLEGTPEGVAHCLLEGDPTPVDVIEVADGAGATTVVLGSLYAGVDSLASEIVDRSRRMPAALQYPSAAVRALASYQPVEFHVTVDARTHVQEAFNVVVANSGYYGSGMHIAPMADVHDGVLDVVVLPAGSRLSMIRRLPKVYDGSHVELDGVTVLHGSQVRVAGEGVVGYGDGERIGPLPLTATVRPGALRLLLP; encoded by the coding sequence GTGACGGACCGTTCGTTCCGGATCCTGGTCAACCCGCTCTCCGGTGGCGGGACGGCGCCGGAGAAGGTGCGGCAGGTCTCCGAGCTCCTGGTGCGCGCCGGGGCACGGGTGTCGGTCGAGCAGAGCCGGGACGCCGCGCACAGCCAGGCGGTCGCCACCGACGCGGTGGAGCGCGGCGAGGTGGTCGTGGCGGCCGGTGGTGACGGCATGCTCGCCTCGATCGCCGGCACCGTCGTCGCGGCCGGCGGCACCCTCGGCATCGTCCCGTCGGGCCGCGGCAACGACTTCGCCCGCATGCTCCGGCTCGAGGGGACCCCGGAGGGCGTGGCGCACTGCCTGCTCGAGGGCGACCCCACGCCGGTCGACGTGATCGAGGTGGCCGACGGGGCGGGCGCGACGACCGTCGTGCTCGGCAGCCTCTACGCCGGGGTCGACTCGCTGGCCTCCGAGATCGTGGACCGCTCGCGGCGGATGCCCGCGGCGCTGCAGTACCCCTCGGCCGCGGTCCGCGCGCTGGCGTCGTACCAGCCGGTGGAGTTCCACGTGACGGTCGACGCGCGCACGCACGTGCAGGAGGCGTTCAACGTCGTGGTGGCCAACTCGGGCTACTACGGCTCCGGCATGCACATCGCGCCGATGGCCGACGTGCACGACGGTGTCCTCGACGTGGTCGTGCTGCCCGCCGGCTCGCGGCTCTCGATGATCCGCCGCCTGCCCAAGGTGTACGACGGCTCGCACGTCGAGCTCGACGGCGTCACCGTCCTGCACGGCTCGCAGGTGCGCGTGGCCGGGGAGGGCGTGGTCGGGTACGGCGACGGCGAGCGGATCGGTCCGCTCCCGCTCACCGCGACGGTGCGCCCCGGGGCGCTGCGGCTGCTCCTGCCCTGA